One stretch of Streptomyces agglomeratus DNA includes these proteins:
- a CDS encoding nucleotidyltransferase domain-containing protein, translating into MDERGLNRDGTIAREGALDRVRAAFVPVVDAARARITETFDGTRLHSAYLYGSIPRGTATPGVSDLDLQLALYGEPTEGDRADARAIEVVLDGAFPQLDGVGILLTSTRSLLSDVDRHDGGFFIACLCTPLLGPDLAEQLPRYRPTALLARETNGDLARVLPRWRAKAAEATTDADRRSLSRLVGRRIVRTGFTLIMPRWGGWTSDLDQSAELFGRYYRERVDQMRVAASTGRVPSSDPAVFEMLINDLGSWLAAEYTAVHGEKAPRP; encoded by the coding sequence ATGGATGAACGAGGACTGAACCGCGACGGGACGATCGCACGCGAAGGCGCACTGGACCGAGTGCGGGCAGCGTTCGTTCCCGTCGTCGATGCCGCCCGCGCTCGCATCACCGAGACGTTTGACGGTACGCGCCTGCACAGCGCCTACCTCTACGGCAGCATCCCCCGTGGCACCGCCACCCCTGGAGTCTCCGACCTCGACCTCCAGCTCGCCCTGTACGGTGAGCCCACCGAAGGCGACCGTGCTGACGCCAGAGCCATCGAGGTCGTGCTCGACGGTGCATTCCCGCAGCTTGATGGCGTCGGGATCTTGCTGACCAGTACGCGGTCTCTGCTCAGCGACGTCGACCGGCACGATGGCGGGTTCTTCATTGCGTGCCTCTGTACCCCGTTGCTGGGCCCTGACCTCGCAGAACAACTGCCCCGGTACCGACCTACAGCCCTACTCGCGCGGGAGACCAACGGTGACCTTGCCCGCGTGCTGCCGCGCTGGCGTGCCAAAGCAGCTGAAGCCACGACGGACGCCGACCGCCGGTCCCTCAGCCGTCTTGTTGGTCGTCGCATCGTCCGCACAGGTTTCACCCTGATCATGCCCCGTTGGGGCGGCTGGACCAGCGACCTCGACCAGTCCGCCGAGCTCTTCGGCCGCTACTACCGCGAGCGCGTCGATCAAATGCGTGTCGCCGCGTCCACTGGACGTGTGCCCTCATCCGACCCGGCGGTGTTCGAGATGCTCATCAACGACCTTGGCTCTTGGCTCGCGGCCGAATACACGGCCGTGCATGGTGAGAAAGCCCCGCGTCCCTGA